The Hevea brasiliensis isolate MT/VB/25A 57/8 chromosome 1, ASM3005281v1, whole genome shotgun sequence genome has a window encoding:
- the LOC110633443 gene encoding GDSL lipase-like yields the protein MKLIAKIIRTIIVLPKLSSPLSVFPSASSPPLSLPCSVLLFGLWLCHNTASSKGDHRVPSKHVALFVFGDSVFDPGNNQFRNIPNDSKANFWPYGETFFHFPTGRYTDGRILPDFLSICLKIPLWKPYLAPGKHYLLHGANFASGGAAVLPEYSYEGPASFSEQLSYFEDVAGLLKKQIGDEEAKKMLTEAVYLSSIGGIDLLASEVYINGTQAQRQELVNMVIGNITLGIKKIYAVGGRKFAFQNVGPLGCMPAVRQEALQEGFNSSDACYEELLNLATLHNDALAKANKELETQLPGFKYLIYDYYNFLLDRMKNPAEYGFKEGFIGCCGNGTFRGSGCGVKPYELCSEPSEYVWFDGGHPTEHAYAQLAKLVWKGGPKATKPFNMKQLFELD from the exons ATGAAACT GATAGCGAAGATTATCCGTACGATTATAGTTCTTCCTAAATTATCTTCTCCTCTCTCTGTCTTTCCTTCTGCTTCTTCTCCTCCTCTTTCTCTCCCTTGCTCTGTTCTTCTGTTTGGCTTGTGGCTCTGTCACAACA CAGCTAGCTCCAAAGGTGACCATAGAGTGCCTAGCAAGCATGTTGCCCTGTTTGTTTTTGGTGATTCGGTGTTTGATCCTGGAAATAATCAATTTCGCAATATTCCTAATGATTCCAAGGCAAATTTCTGGCCATATGGGGAGACATTCTTCCATTTTCCAACCGGAAGATATACTGACGGCCGAATTCTCCCAGACTTCTTAT CTATTTGCCTTAAAATACCATTGTGGAAACCGTATTTAGCGCCTGGAAAACATTATCTCCTCCACGGAGCCAACTTTGCCAGTGGTGGTGCAGCTGTGCTCCCTGAATATAGTTACGAAGGACCG GCTTCCTTTAGTGAACAACTAAGCTATTTCGAGGATGTGGCTGGTTTGCTAAAGAAGCAGATAGGTGATGAGGAAGCGAAGAAGATGTTAACGGAAGCAGTTTACCTATCTAGCATTGGAGGCATCGACCTCTTAGCTAGTGAAGTTTACATCAATGGTACTCAAGCACAACGACAGGAACTCGTAAACATGGTTATTGGCAATATAACCCTAGGGATCAag AAAATATATGCAGTAGGTGGGAGGAAATTTGCATTCCAAAATGTTGGTCCACTGGGTTGCATGCCAGCAGTAAGACAAGAAGCTCTACAAGAAGGTTTCAATAGTAGTGATGCATGTTATGAAGAGTTATTAAATCTGGCAACCCTTCATAATGATGCTTTAGCTAAGGCTAATAAGGAGCTAGAGACCCAATTGCCAGGGTTCAAATACTTGATTTATGATTACTACAATTTTCTACTTGACAGGATGAAAAACCCAGCAGAGTATG GGTTCAAAGAAGGGTTTATTGGCTGTTGTGGGAATGGGACATTTCGTGGATCTGGTTGTGGAGTAAAGCCATATGAGTTATGCAGTGAACCGAGCGAATATGTGTGGTTCGATGGCGGCCATCCTACTGAACACGCCTATGCACAATTAGCCAAGCTTGTGTGGAAAGGTGGACCAAAGGCTACGAAGCCATTTAACATGAAGCAATTATTTGAACTTGATTAA
- the LOC110633440 gene encoding GDSL lipase-like, whose translation MVAMSNLSFHFHLLMIFFLFTVPAAISKCDHRVPSKHVALFVVGDSVFDPGNNNFRNVTIDFRADFWPYGESFFNFSTGRFTDGRILPDFLSMNLNIPLWKPYLAPGKQNFLHGANFAGAGAAALEEDSYSGTISFSEQISYLEDVASLLKQQLGDAKAKKLLNEAVYLFSIGGVDYLTSIATETEEEELVNMVIGNITDGIMKIYAIGGRKFAFQNMGPLGCMPLVRKLYGLTNDSCYEDLLNIATLHNDALASAIEELETQLPAFKYLIYDYYNLLLDRIENPSDYGFTEGISACCGNGSFLGSGCGIEPYELCSEPSEYVWFDGGHPTEHAYEQLAKVVWEGGPNATKPYNMKQLFELEVGDESSSKSWSII comes from the exons ATGGTAGCTATGTCAAACTTAAGCTTTCATTTTCATTTGTTGatgatatttttcttatttactgTCCCAGCAGCTATTTCCAAATGTGACCACAGAGTGCCTAGCAAGCATGTTGCCCTGTTTGTTGTTGGAGATTCAGTATTTGATCCAGGAAACAACAATTTCCGCAATGTTACCATTGATTTTAGGGCAGATTTCTGGCCATATGGTGAGTCTTTCTTCAACTTTTCAACTGGCAGATTCACTGATGGTCGTATTCTCCCTGACTTCTTAT CCATGAACCTGAATATACCATTATGGAAACCATATTTAGCACCTGGTAAACAGAACTTTCTTCATGGAGCCAATTTTGCTGGGGCAGGTGCAGCGGCTCTTGAAGAAGATAGTTACTCGGGAACC ATCTCCTTTAGTGAGCAAATAAGCTATCTAGAGGATGTGGCTAGTTTGCTAAAGCAGCAGCTAGGTGATGCGAAGGCAAAGAAATTACTAAACGAAGCAGTTTACCTGTTTAGCATAGGAGGCGTTGACTACTTAACTTCTATTGCCacagaaacagaagaagaagaattagTAAATATGGTGATTGGCAACATCACAGACGGGATCATG AAAATTTATGCCATAGGAGGGAGGAAATTTGCATTTCAAAATATGGGTCCATTGGGTTGCATGCCACTTGTAAGAAAGTTATATGGACTTACCAATGATTCATGTTATGAAGATCTGTTAAATATAGCAACCCTCCACAATGATGCTTTAGCCAGTGCTATTGAGGAGTTAGAAACCCAGTTGCCAGCATTCAAGTACTTAATCTATGATTACTACAATTTACTTCTTGACAGGATAGAAAACCCTTCAGATTATG GCTTCACAGAAGGGATCAGCGCTTGTTGCGGCAATGGGTCGTTTCTTGGGTCAGGTTGTGGGATAGAGCCATATGAGCTATGCAGTGAGCCGAGTGAGTACGTGTGGTTCGATGGTGGCCATCCTACTGAACATGCCTATGAACAATTAGCCAAGGTGGTGTGGGAAGGAGGACCAAATGCTACCAAACCCTATAACATGAAGCAATTATTTGAACTTGAAGTTGGGGATGAGAGCTCCTCAAAATCATGGTCTATTATCTAA
- the LOC110633438 gene encoding GDSL lipase-like has product MSNIIGFHFHVLILLACSFLVVPASSDYRSQSNKQYALFILGDSVFDPGNNNFRNVTIDFKADFWPYGETFFNFSTGRFTNGRILPDFLSMNLKIPLWKPYLAPGKQNFLHGANFAGGGAAALDEYSYTGTIPFSEQISYLEDVASLLKQQLGDEKAQKILKEAVYLCSIGGIDYLTFSGTYLNATETEEEEFVNMVIGNITDGIKKIYAIGGRKFAFQNVGPLGCMPIVRKLFALTNDSCYEDLLNIAALHNEALASAIEELETRLPAFKYLIYDYYNLPLDRIENPSEYGFTEGISACCGNGTFRGSDCGIEPYELCSEPSEYVWFDGGHPTEHAYEQLARVVWEGGPNATKPYNMKQLFDLEVGDESTSKSWSII; this is encoded by the exons ATGTCAAACATAATAGGCTTCCATTTTCATGTATTGATTCTTTTGGCATGCAGCTTTCTTGTTGTTCCGGCTAGCTCTGACTATAGATCACAGTCTAACAAACAATATGCCCTGTTTATTTTGGGAGATTCGGTCTTCGATCCGGGAAATAACAATTTCCGCAATGTTACCATTGATTTTAAGGCAGATTTCTGGCCATATGGAGAgactttcttcaatttttcaactGGCAGATTCACTAATGGTCGTATTCTCCCCGACTTCTTAT CCATGAACCTGAAAATACCATTGTGGAAACCATATTTAGCGCCTGGTAAGCAGAACTTCCTTCATGGAGCCAATTTTGCTGGTGGAGGTGCAGCTGCTCTTGATGAATATAGTTACACAGGAACG ATTCCCTTTAGCGAGCAAATAAGCTATCTAGAGGATGTGGCTAGTTTGCTAAAGCAGCAGCTAGGTGATGAGAAAGCACAGAAGATACTGAAGGAAGCAGTTTACCTGTGTAGCATTGGAGGCATCGACTACTTAACTTTTAGTGGAACTTACCTTAATGCCacagaaacagaagaagaagaatttgTAAATATGGTGATTGGCAACATCACAGATGGGATCAag AAAATTTATGCAATAGGAGGGAGGAAATTTGCATTTCAAAATGTTGGTCCATTGGGCTGTATGCCAATAGTAAGAAAGTTATTTGCACTTACAAATGATTCATGTTATGAAGATCTATTAAATATAGCAGCCCTCCACAATGAAGCTTTAGCAAGTGCTATTGAGGAGTTAGAGACCCGGTTGCCAGCATTCAAGTACTTGATCTATGATTACTACAATTTGCCTCTTGACAGGATAGAAAACCCTTCAGAATATG GCTTCACAGAAGGAATCAGTGCTTGTTGCGGCAATGGGACATTTCGCGGGTCTGATTGTGGAATAGAGCCATATGAGCTATGCAGCGAGCCCAGTGAGTATGTGTGGTTCGATGGCGGCCATCCTACTGAACATGCCTATGAACAACTAGCCAGGGTGGTGTGGGAAGGAGGACCAAATGCTACCAAACCCTACAACATGAAGCAATTATTTGACCTTGAAGTTGGGGATGAGAGCACCTCAAAATCATGGTCTATTATCTAA
- the LOC110670646 gene encoding GDSL esterase/lipase 2 translates to MTSLRSTFCFLIFCTCLIISISSLSHQWSKKNHVALFIFGDSLFDAGNNNYLKNAAGRANFWPYGETFFNYPTGRFSDGRVISDFIAEYLKLPLISPYLQPGDYQFMDGVNFASGGAGALVETYQGMVIDLKTQLNYFKNVEKQLRQKLGESETKTLLSRAIYLFSIGTNDYLEPSTKNSSLLQFFSREEYVGMVIGNLTTVIKEIYKIGGRKFGFLSLLALGSIPFVRAREQNSPSGLMEEVTALAELHNKALYNELKELQRELPGFKYSNFDFYTSASERIEHPSKYGFVEGKVACCGTGPYRGMGNCGGMDATKEYELCENPSEYLFFDGGHPTEKFHNQLAKLMWSGSPKVTSPCNLKALLEG, encoded by the exons ATGACAAGTTTAAGATCCACCTTCTGTTTCTTGATTTTCTGTACATGTCTTATCATCTCAATTAGCAGCCTAAGTCATCAATGGTCTAAGAAGAACCATGTTGCCTTATTCATCTTCGGAGATTCACTATTTGATGCTGGCAATAACAACTACCTTAAAAATGCCGCCGGCCGGGCAAATTTCTGGCCGTACGGGGAAACGTTCTTTAATTATCCTACTGGGAGGTTCTCCGATGGTCGAGTAATTTCAGATTTTATTG CTGAGTATTTAAAGTTGCCATTAATTTCACCATATCTTCAGCCTGGGGATTATCAGTTTATGGATGGGGTGAATTTTGCTTCAGGCGGGGCTGGTGCTCTGGTTGAAACTTACCAAGGAATG GTGATAGATCTTAAAACTCAGCTTAATTATTTCAAGAATGTGGAGAAGCAACTAAGGCAGAAACTAGGTGAATCAGAGACCAAGACACTGTTGTCCAGAGCCATTTACTTATTTAGCATTGGAACCAATGATTACTTGGAACCTTCTACCAAAAATTCTAGTTTACTTCAATTCTTTTCCAGAGAAGAGTACGTAGGGATGGTTATTGGCAACCTCACAACAGTGATCAAA GAAATATACAAGATTGGTGGAagaaaatttggatttttaagctTGTTGGCATTGGGTAGTATACCATTCGTGAGAGCACGAGAACAGAACAGCCCAAGTGGGTTGATGGAAGAAGTTACAGCTCTAGCAGAACTGCACAATAAGGCACTTTATAATGAGCTCAAGGAGCTACAAAGAGAGCTTCCAGgatttaaatattcaaattttgaTTTCTACACTTCAGCAAGTGAGAGAATTGAACACCCTTCAAAGTATG GTTTTGTGGAGGGGAAAGTAGCATGTTGTGGCACTGGACCTTACAGAGGAATGGGGAACTGTGGGGGGATGGATGCAACAAAGGAGTACGAATTATGTGAAAATCCCAGTGAATATTTGTTCTTTGATGGTGGTCATCCCACGGAGAAGTTCCACAATCAACTTGCCAAGCTCATGTGGAGTGGAAGTCCCAAGGTTACAAGTCCTTGCAATCTTAAAGCACTACTTGAGGGATAG
- the LOC131168737 gene encoding GDSL esterase/lipase 1-like isoform X1 codes for MASSSCPFYFLFFSSCLLIPISIQSHVQSPEKHASLFIFGDSLFDSGNNNYLKNAAGRANFWPYGETFFKYPTGRFSDGRIIPDFIAEYLKLPLIPPYLQPGNHQFTYGANFASGGAGALVETYQGMVIDLKTQLGFFKKVEKQLRQKLSNTETRTLLSRALYIFSIGGNDYVEPFVTNSSVFQYLSKEEYVGMVIGNVTTVLKEIYKIGGRKFGFLSLLDLGSIPSVRAREQNSPSGLMKEATVLAKLHNKALSNVLKKLQKELQGFKYSVFDFYTSTTDRIKHPSKYGFVEGKVACCGSGPYRGMGACGGNGMGATKEYELCKNPGEYLFFDASHPTEKFNNQIAKLMWSGNSELTRPYNLETLIEA; via the exons ATGGCAAGTTCAAGCTGCCCTTTTTATTTCCTGTTTTTCAGCTCATGTCTTCTCATTCCAATTAGCATACAAAGCCATGTACAGTCTCCGGAGAAGCATGCTTCTCTGTTTATCTTCGGAGATTCACTATTTGATTCTGGAAATAATAACTACCTCAAAAATGCTGCCGGCCGGGCAAACTTCTGGCCATATGGGGAGACATTCTTCAAGTATCCTACTGGAAGGTTCTCTGATGGCCGAATAATTCCAGATTTTATTG CTGAGTATTTAAAGTTGCCACTAATTCCACCATATCTTCAGCCTGGGAATCATCAATTTACGTATGGAGCTAATTTTGCTTCTGGGGGAGCTGGTGCTTTGGTTGAAACTTATCAAGGAATG GTTATAGACCTTAAAACTCAGCTTGGTTTTTTCAAGAAAGTGGAGAAGCAGCTAAGGCAGAAACTAAGTAATACAGAGACTAGGACATTATTGTCCAGAGCCCTTTACATATTCAGCATTGGCGGTAATGATTATGTGGAACCTTTCGTCACGAACTCCAGTGTGTTTCAATATTTATCCAAAGAAGAGTACGTAGGGATGGTCATCGGCAACGTCACAACTGTGCTCAAA GAAATATACAAGATTGGTGGAAGGAAGTTTGGATTTTTAAGCTTGTTGGACTTGGGTAGTATACCATCGGTGAGAGCACGAGAACAGAACAGCCCAAGTGGGTTGATGAAAGAAGCTACTGTTCTAGCAAAACTGCACAATAAGGCACTTTCTAATGTGCTCAAGAAGCTACAGAAAGAGCTTCAGGGATTTAAATATTCAGTTTTTGATTTCTACACATCAACAACTGACAGAATTAAACACCCTTCAAAGTATG GTTTTGTGGAGGGGAAAGTAGCATGTTGTGGCAGTGGGCCTTACAGAGGAATGGGAGCCTGTGGTGGAAATGGGATGGGAGCAACAAAAGAGTACGAACTGTGTAAGAATCCTGGTGAATATTTGTTCTTTGATGCTAGTCATCCCACGGAGAAGTTCAACAATCAAATTGCCAAGCTCATGTGGAGTGGAAATTCTGAACTCACAAGGCCTTACAATCTTGAAACACTAATTGAGGCATAG
- the LOC131168737 gene encoding GDSL esterase/lipase 1-like isoform X3 yields the protein MASSSCPFYFLFFSSCLLIPISIQSHVQSPEKHASLFIFGDSLFDSGNNNYLKNAAGRANFWPYGETFFKYPTGRFSDGRIIPDFIAEYLKLPLIPPYLQPGNHQFTYGANFASGGAGALVETYQGMEIYKIGGRKFGFLSLLDLGSIPSVRAREQNSPSGLMKEATVLAKLHNKALSNVLKKLQKELQGFKYSVFDFYTSTTDRIKHPSKYGFVEGKVACCGSGPYRGMGACGGNGMGATKEYELCKNPGEYLFFDASHPTEKFNNQIAKLMWSGNSELTRPYNLETLIEA from the exons ATGGCAAGTTCAAGCTGCCCTTTTTATTTCCTGTTTTTCAGCTCATGTCTTCTCATTCCAATTAGCATACAAAGCCATGTACAGTCTCCGGAGAAGCATGCTTCTCTGTTTATCTTCGGAGATTCACTATTTGATTCTGGAAATAATAACTACCTCAAAAATGCTGCCGGCCGGGCAAACTTCTGGCCATATGGGGAGACATTCTTCAAGTATCCTACTGGAAGGTTCTCTGATGGCCGAATAATTCCAGATTTTATTG CTGAGTATTTAAAGTTGCCACTAATTCCACCATATCTTCAGCCTGGGAATCATCAATTTACGTATGGAGCTAATTTTGCTTCTGGGGGAGCTGGTGCTTTGGTTGAAACTTATCAAGGAATG GAAATATACAAGATTGGTGGAAGGAAGTTTGGATTTTTAAGCTTGTTGGACTTGGGTAGTATACCATCGGTGAGAGCACGAGAACAGAACAGCCCAAGTGGGTTGATGAAAGAAGCTACTGTTCTAGCAAAACTGCACAATAAGGCACTTTCTAATGTGCTCAAGAAGCTACAGAAAGAGCTTCAGGGATTTAAATATTCAGTTTTTGATTTCTACACATCAACAACTGACAGAATTAAACACCCTTCAAAGTATG GTTTTGTGGAGGGGAAAGTAGCATGTTGTGGCAGTGGGCCTTACAGAGGAATGGGAGCCTGTGGTGGAAATGGGATGGGAGCAACAAAAGAGTACGAACTGTGTAAGAATCCTGGTGAATATTTGTTCTTTGATGCTAGTCATCCCACGGAGAAGTTCAACAATCAAATTGCCAAGCTCATGTGGAGTGGAAATTCTGAACTCACAAGGCCTTACAATCTTGAAACACTAATTGAGGCATAG
- the LOC131168737 gene encoding GDSL esterase/lipase 1-like isoform X2: MASSSCPFYFLFFSSCLLIPISIQSHVQSPEKHASLFIFGDSLFDSGNNNYLKNAAGRANFWPYGETFFKYPTGRFSDGRIIPDFIAEYLKLPLIPPYLQPGNHQFTYGANFASGGAGALVETYQGMVIDLKTQLGFFKKVEKQLRQKLSNTETRTLLSRALYIFSIGGNDYVEPFVTNSSVFQYLSKEEYVGMVIGNVTTVLKEIYKIGGRKFGFLSLLDLGSIPSVRAREQNSPSGLMKEATVLAKLHNKALSNVLKKLQKELQGFKYSVFDFYTSTTDRIKHPSKFCGGESSMLWQWALQRNGSLWWKWDGSNKRVRTV; this comes from the exons ATGGCAAGTTCAAGCTGCCCTTTTTATTTCCTGTTTTTCAGCTCATGTCTTCTCATTCCAATTAGCATACAAAGCCATGTACAGTCTCCGGAGAAGCATGCTTCTCTGTTTATCTTCGGAGATTCACTATTTGATTCTGGAAATAATAACTACCTCAAAAATGCTGCCGGCCGGGCAAACTTCTGGCCATATGGGGAGACATTCTTCAAGTATCCTACTGGAAGGTTCTCTGATGGCCGAATAATTCCAGATTTTATTG CTGAGTATTTAAAGTTGCCACTAATTCCACCATATCTTCAGCCTGGGAATCATCAATTTACGTATGGAGCTAATTTTGCTTCTGGGGGAGCTGGTGCTTTGGTTGAAACTTATCAAGGAATG GTTATAGACCTTAAAACTCAGCTTGGTTTTTTCAAGAAAGTGGAGAAGCAGCTAAGGCAGAAACTAAGTAATACAGAGACTAGGACATTATTGTCCAGAGCCCTTTACATATTCAGCATTGGCGGTAATGATTATGTGGAACCTTTCGTCACGAACTCCAGTGTGTTTCAATATTTATCCAAAGAAGAGTACGTAGGGATGGTCATCGGCAACGTCACAACTGTGCTCAAA GAAATATACAAGATTGGTGGAAGGAAGTTTGGATTTTTAAGCTTGTTGGACTTGGGTAGTATACCATCGGTGAGAGCACGAGAACAGAACAGCCCAAGTGGGTTGATGAAAGAAGCTACTGTTCTAGCAAAACTGCACAATAAGGCACTTTCTAATGTGCTCAAGAAGCTACAGAAAGAGCTTCAGGGATTTAAATATTCAGTTTTTGATTTCTACACATCAACAACTGACAGAATTAAACACCCTTCAAA GTTTTGTGGAGGGGAAAGTAGCATGTTGTGGCAGTGGGCCTTACAGAGGAATGGGAGCCTGTGGTGGAAATGGGATGGGAGCAACAAAAGAGTACGAACTGTGTAA